In Sinorhizobium numidicum, the following proteins share a genomic window:
- a CDS encoding FadR/GntR family transcriptional regulator, whose translation MQQVEHRTSRKSFASHVADALRGQIEAGFYAPGDKLPTEPALIERFGYSRTVIREAIAALRADGLVESRQGAGVFVIGPKPADEGLKLFTDETSKISDIIEELELRIGIEVEAAGLAAARSSPAQEAEILAQVDKFAELAAQGKPTDEADFQFHMAIAAATNNARFKAFLEHVGRRMIPRVKFKTVMGGVDPLPSRDQPILEEHREIADAILARDPDKAREAMRRHLVTGIKRYRALTVRRTTGEDNSGR comes from the coding sequence ATGCAGCAGGTCGAACATCGAACGTCCCGCAAGTCGTTTGCCTCTCACGTCGCAGACGCGCTACGTGGACAGATCGAGGCTGGGTTCTACGCGCCAGGTGACAAGTTGCCGACCGAGCCTGCACTCATAGAAAGATTCGGATATAGCCGTACGGTGATCCGGGAAGCTATCGCAGCGCTCCGGGCCGACGGATTGGTGGAGTCGCGGCAGGGTGCCGGCGTTTTTGTCATTGGCCCGAAACCGGCCGACGAGGGGCTCAAACTATTTACAGACGAGACCAGCAAGATCTCCGACATCATTGAAGAACTTGAGCTTCGCATCGGCATAGAGGTCGAGGCGGCCGGGCTTGCGGCAGCGCGCAGCTCTCCGGCGCAGGAGGCCGAGATCCTGGCCCAAGTGGACAAATTCGCCGAGCTGGCGGCGCAAGGCAAACCCACGGACGAGGCGGATTTCCAGTTTCACATGGCAATTGCCGCAGCAACGAACAACGCCAGGTTCAAAGCCTTCCTTGAACATGTCGGCCGGCGCATGATCCCACGCGTGAAGTTCAAGACGGTGATGGGCGGGGTCGATCCGCTGCCCAGTCGCGACCAACCGATTCTCGAGGAGCACAGAGAAATCGCCGATGCCATTCTCGCCCGTGATCCGGACAAGGCGCGCGAGGCGATGCGTCGTCACCTGGTAACCGGGATCAAGCGCTATCGTGCACTGACCGTCCGCCGAACGACGGGAGAAGATAACAGCGGCCGTTGA